In Paenibacillus sp. J23TS9, a single genomic region encodes these proteins:
- a CDS encoding glycoside hydrolase domain-containing protein, with protein MRRKIPSFLLIMILLLSAAPVSYAGHGELDVWVVNSLKTVYRTSALPQNPVTSIQIVSAKNEYESSQIAVRGASDFKITKVQFSDLVSANRKSIASSNLQYHFEEYELPDTVQPNLFNPERVGEQIYPESDIPDPLSNEKSMKTAANSTQPIFITSYVPSSAEPGVYQGNVTIKTNRGDYTVPLQVEVANVEIPQTSEAHFMNYIWAMTNGFTWDGMQFGDASSNAFDVGQYYYGVKTYSNKWFKLMDNFAKVMTEYRQNMIWVRTDLFLKETGTNLSEFVNGIPDDIDWSLFDRYMQIFIDRGMKDFANAHLIHILNYMPASEKPDASWNTKLPDALPQTDAFLENYLTALHDHLVEKGWTKENGFTWYQHIRDEPIDDNATNYWTYIAKKVKQIVPDFKTVDADPNGILLNEKTKPYVDVWVPLTPAFQEKKDQYKAEQAAGQDLWVYTCEVNQPPWLNRFWTQPTLTGRLLYWNLFQDGVQGHLHWAWNAWYVGSWYGDSTIVYPDTKNMTVKSSVRYEAQRDGLEEYELLYKIKETRPELAAQIADLAVSPEDARKYTLSPDYVKSLHDYMVRAAAGEQAGDIPIPESPYDGQEMPLTYMVDNSSGDLTYTGNWFDKSRQYAYQGGVRVTETANDAVEYEFEGTGIDVVVEKNDSAGKVAISIDDAEPVIVDAYEKVQHDYFTIYHDRNLSQGRHKIKVVNMGNKSLHFDAFRVQMYDGQQTYDASLSSIMIDPLPSFQFDSGIREYKILLPEDVNAVTVTPKQKDGNGTMLINGKPIAAGEAGTANIPDGKSRITILSMASDGKTTKEYTLSLIKGNNNEPGSNAARTYSSITATAARTGDQGVTYGPQKMADGDYGTMFASPQGYNDTHPFPHEIVVTWDQPQSFNTIVMATTSGLLQGINDMDVQISSDGTNFETVSRHVPVEWRSDKDDNVMEKTYASIPDVSQVRKLKIIINDADFRTWNMYALYELELYQLPDHGELDLQITDGA; from the coding sequence ATGCGAAGAAAAATTCCGTCTTTCCTACTAATCATGATTTTATTGCTGTCTGCGGCTCCCGTTTCATATGCAGGCCATGGCGAGCTCGATGTATGGGTTGTGAATTCCCTGAAGACCGTATACCGGACCAGTGCACTTCCTCAAAATCCGGTAACGAGTATCCAAATCGTATCGGCTAAAAACGAATATGAAAGCTCGCAAATTGCCGTCAGGGGAGCTTCGGATTTTAAGATCACCAAGGTTCAATTTTCGGACCTGGTATCTGCCAACCGGAAATCCATAGCAAGCAGTAATCTGCAATACCATTTCGAGGAGTATGAGCTGCCGGATACGGTACAGCCTAACTTGTTTAATCCTGAACGGGTAGGCGAGCAGATTTATCCCGAATCGGATATACCCGATCCTCTGTCGAACGAGAAATCCATGAAGACGGCCGCGAACTCGACGCAGCCCATTTTTATTACGAGCTACGTGCCGTCTTCAGCAGAACCCGGGGTATACCAAGGGAATGTGACCATCAAAACCAATCGTGGCGACTATACTGTACCGCTGCAGGTTGAAGTGGCTAACGTGGAGATTCCCCAAACCTCAGAGGCTCATTTTATGAACTATATTTGGGCGATGACCAACGGTTTTACGTGGGATGGCATGCAATTTGGCGATGCTTCCTCAAATGCCTTTGATGTCGGCCAATATTATTACGGCGTGAAAACATACAGCAACAAATGGTTTAAGCTGATGGATAACTTCGCCAAAGTAATGACGGAGTACAGGCAAAATATGATATGGGTGCGGACGGATCTGTTTTTAAAGGAGACGGGAACGAATCTTTCCGAGTTTGTGAACGGCATTCCGGACGATATCGATTGGTCCCTGTTTGATAGATACATGCAGATCTTCATAGACAGAGGAATGAAGGATTTTGCGAATGCCCATTTAATCCATATCTTGAACTATATGCCGGCGAGCGAAAAGCCCGATGCCTCCTGGAATACGAAGCTGCCGGATGCACTGCCTCAGACCGATGCTTTTCTGGAAAACTACTTAACCGCTCTGCATGATCATTTGGTGGAAAAAGGCTGGACAAAAGAGAACGGCTTCACCTGGTACCAGCATATCCGGGATGAGCCGATCGACGACAATGCAACCAATTACTGGACCTATATCGCGAAAAAGGTGAAGCAGATTGTCCCTGATTTCAAGACGGTCGATGCTGATCCCAATGGCATTCTATTAAATGAGAAGACGAAACCGTATGTGGATGTGTGGGTCCCCTTAACTCCAGCTTTTCAGGAGAAAAAGGATCAGTATAAGGCCGAGCAAGCAGCAGGCCAGGATTTGTGGGTCTATACCTGTGAAGTGAACCAACCGCCATGGCTCAATCGCTTTTGGACACAGCCGACATTAACGGGCAGACTACTGTATTGGAATCTCTTTCAGGATGGTGTGCAGGGTCACCTGCACTGGGCTTGGAACGCTTGGTATGTCGGCAGCTGGTACGGAGACTCGACGATCGTCTACCCTGACACAAAGAATATGACGGTCAAAAGCTCCGTTCGCTACGAAGCTCAGCGGGATGGTCTGGAAGAGTATGAGCTGCTGTACAAAATAAAAGAGACCCGTCCGGAGCTAGCGGCGCAGATTGCCGACCTTGCAGTCAGCCCGGAGGATGCTAGAAAATACACGCTTTCACCAGATTACGTCAAATCGCTTCATGACTATATGGTCCGTGCAGCAGCCGGTGAACAAGCGGGAGATATTCCCATTCCGGAAAGTCCATACGACGGACAGGAAATGCCCCTCACTTACATGGTGGATAATTCGAGCGGCGATCTGACCTATACCGGGAACTGGTTTGATAAGAGCCGCCAATATGCCTACCAGGGTGGTGTCCGAGTGACGGAAACGGCGAATGATGCGGTAGAGTACGAGTTTGAAGGCACGGGGATCGACGTCGTTGTGGAGAAAAATGATAGCGCCGGAAAAGTCGCAATTTCAATCGATGATGCAGAGCCGGTGATCGTGGATGCATATGAGAAAGTGCAGCATGATTATTTTACGATCTACCATGACCGTAACCTGTCACAAGGCAGACATAAGATCAAGGTAGTCAATATGGGCAACAAAAGCCTGCATTTTGATGCTTTCCGCGTACAGATGTACGATGGCCAGCAAACGTATGACGCATCTCTTAGCAGCATCATGATCGATCCGTTGCCATCTTTCCAGTTTGACAGTGGCATCAGAGAGTATAAAATTCTGCTGCCAGAAGATGTGAATGCCGTAACGGTTACTCCGAAGCAAAAGGATGGGAACGGTACAATGCTTATCAATGGGAAGCCGATTGCAGCGGGTGAGGCCGGGACAGCCAATATTCCAGATGGAAAGAGCCGTATCACCATTCTCTCCATGGCATCCGATGGGAAGACGACGAAGGAATATACGCTGAGTCTTATAAAAGGCAATAATAACGAACCTGGATCCAATGCAGCTCGAACCTACTCATCGATTACAGCCACCGCGGCGCGTACTGGAGACCAGGGCGTGACCTACGGTCCTCAGAAAATGGCCGACGGCGACTATGGTACGATGTTTGCCAGTCCACAGGGTTACAACGACACCCATCCGTTTCCGCATGAAATTGTCGTGACTTGGGATCAGCCGCAATCCTTTAATACGATTGTTATGGCGACGACCTCCGGCCTCCTTCAGGGAATTAATGATATGGATGTACAGATATCGTCAGATGGTACGAACTTTGAGACGGTATCCCGTCATGTTCCGGTGGAGTGGAGAAGTGATAAGGACGATAACGTGATGGAGAAGACGTACGCCAGTATTCCGGATGTGAGCCAAGTGCGGAAATTGAAAATTATAATTAACGATGCCGATTTCAGGACTTGGAATATGTATGCATTGTATGAGCTGGAGCTATACCAATTACCGGATCATGGAGAGCTGGATCTTCAGATCACAGATGGAGCATGA
- a CDS encoding response regulator, which translates to MTSVLIVDDDHLVRKGFIGIMPWQKYGFTVAGEASNGEKALELLEITEVDLMITDLAMPVMSGLELMKEVKAKYPHICMVVLTFHHDFTLIQEALRLGAVDYITKIELEQEQLDSILIRISDRIHTGKSGNASDPDESMELILVEESCSAYSEEVQECISNAKGLIREYFQTELLLPDVAQKVNMSRSYFSRCFKDIVGRTFHDYVRELRIEHAKSLLRQTNKPVQWISVQSGYPNEKYFFKVFRDITGYLPGEYRKKTRKESGRASYTISRT; encoded by the coding sequence ATGACGAGTGTGCTGATTGTGGATGATGACCATCTGGTGAGAAAGGGATTTATCGGGATTATGCCATGGCAAAAATACGGCTTTACGGTAGCTGGAGAAGCGAGTAATGGTGAAAAGGCACTGGAGCTGCTGGAAATTACGGAGGTAGATCTGATGATAACCGATCTGGCGATGCCCGTTATGTCCGGTCTGGAGCTTATGAAGGAAGTTAAAGCAAAGTATCCCCACATCTGCATGGTGGTGCTTACATTTCATCATGATTTTACGCTGATCCAAGAGGCGCTGCGGCTCGGAGCGGTGGATTATATTACGAAAATAGAATTGGAACAGGAACAGCTTGACAGCATATTGATCCGAATCTCAGATCGCATTCACACGGGGAAGAGCGGAAATGCCTCTGACCCGGATGAAAGCATGGAGCTGATCTTAGTTGAAGAATCATGCTCTGCCTATTCTGAGGAAGTTCAGGAATGTATAAGCAATGCCAAGGGCTTGATCCGGGAGTATTTTCAAACTGAATTATTGCTGCCTGATGTAGCTCAAAAGGTTAACATGAGCCGTAGTTATTTCAGCCGCTGTTTTAAGGACATTGTCGGCAGAACATTTCATGATTATGTGCGTGAGCTTAGGATTGAGCATGCCAAATCGCTGCTGCGGCAGACGAATAAACCGGTGCAGTGGATTTCTGTACAGTCCGGTTACCCGAATGAAAAATACTTTTTCAAGGTGTTTCGGGATATTACAGGTTATCTGCCGGGTGAGTACCGAAAAAAAACGCGCAAGGAATCGGGAAGAGCTTCTTATACGATAAGCAGAACGTAG
- a CDS encoding Gfo/Idh/MocA family protein: MKQVTVALIGAGLRGGIYTGYAKHFPMDLKVVAVADPDPVRREQIMKDHGIPEENSFTDWNKLLAVPPVADAVLICTQDRMHFEPTMKALEAGYHVMLEKPMSPSLEECIQMKDQADRYGRVLTICHVLRYTVFFQTIRQLLDQGAIGDLMSIQHNENVAYWHQAHSFVRGNWRNSKESNPMILAKSCHDMDILLWLAGDDCISLSSYGHLSHFKAENAPDGAPKRCLDGCPMAEECPYYAPKIYLTDEPTWMDMAVTHHYRSYEAKYEALQTGPYGRCVYHCDNDVVDHQVVSMEFANEVTAVFTMTAFTEECNRTLKLMGTKGEIRGHMEKNEIEWISFGTGKREIIRLGNQGGHIGHGGGDYGLIRDFIRVIRGNGQNEVLTSAAKSVESHMMAFAAERSRLERRTVHLSEMSIIPG, translated from the coding sequence ATGAAACAAGTAACCGTAGCCTTGATCGGTGCAGGCCTGCGAGGAGGGATATATACCGGTTACGCGAAGCATTTTCCTATGGATCTCAAGGTGGTGGCGGTTGCCGATCCGGATCCTGTTCGCCGCGAACAGATCATGAAGGATCACGGTATCCCCGAAGAGAACAGCTTCACCGATTGGAATAAACTGCTGGCAGTCCCGCCAGTTGCCGATGCCGTACTGATCTGTACACAGGACCGGATGCATTTTGAACCGACGATGAAGGCACTTGAAGCCGGCTATCATGTCATGCTGGAGAAGCCGATGTCGCCGAGTCTTGAAGAATGTATTCAAATGAAGGATCAGGCGGATCGATACGGCAGGGTGCTGACGATATGCCATGTGCTGCGCTATACTGTGTTTTTTCAAACGATTAGGCAGCTGCTGGATCAGGGAGCTATCGGAGATTTGATGTCGATCCAGCATAACGAGAATGTGGCTTACTGGCATCAGGCCCATAGCTTTGTCCGCGGTAATTGGAGAAACTCCAAGGAATCGAATCCCATGATATTGGCCAAATCCTGCCATGATATGGACATTCTTCTGTGGTTAGCCGGTGATGATTGTATTAGCCTATCCTCTTATGGGCATCTGTCGCACTTTAAGGCGGAGAATGCGCCGGATGGGGCGCCAAAGCGCTGTCTGGACGGCTGTCCTATGGCCGAGGAATGCCCATATTATGCGCCTAAAATATATTTAACGGATGAGCCGACTTGGATGGACATGGCGGTCACGCATCATTATAGGAGCTACGAGGCCAAATATGAGGCTCTCCAAACCGGTCCTTATGGACGCTGCGTCTATCACTGTGATAACGATGTGGTTGATCATCAGGTGGTCAGCATGGAATTCGCCAATGAAGTAACGGCTGTCTTTACCATGACGGCATTTACCGAGGAATGCAACCGGACGCTGAAGCTGATGGGAACGAAGGGCGAAATCCGTGGCCATATGGAGAAAAATGAAATTGAATGGATCAGCTTCGGCACTGGCAAGCGTGAAATAATCAGGCTGGGCAATCAGGGCGGCCATATCGGTCATGGTGGAGGCGACTATGGATTGATTCGTGATTTTATCCGGGTGATTCGTGGGAATGGCCAAAACGAAGTACTGACGTCTGCTGCTAAATCCGTAGAGAGCCATATGATGGCTTTTGCCGCTGAGCGCTCACGACTGGAACGACGGACCGTCCATCTATCGGAAATGAGCATCATACCCGGCTGA
- a CDS encoding histidine kinase → MEKWNRSVLRLFKLPYSLRNRLLIILSLTALLPLAILGSISYYSMLSLQENKTKAGVINHLHEVRMSLDNTFSQMNHVSQQLAFEGKVGQDVEKYLNAKAYGKKALQDEIESEIGVISFTNPNLGMIFYFSIETNERYFENYMADPKFSLDKLPLLLKANRISYYGPHKSFNPLDGHLVFSAVRKVDLKERDDIYVYIETNYKWVEALIQNQEGTEGYEHLIVDAEGRIAFSEVQNDFPEGTRFADVGENKSLVKGYFAFSEPSNQGWKVVTVISKSSYEYEVNKWIRKFTGTVIVALFISFVFALLIWRMFYNPLRGLIREIRDVKNHKLTNRPRRPSNLEFDMIHGQFDHMRTRITCLIEDIEKSEREKSELELEKLMNQINPHFIHNTLDTIRWMARGEGQTQIDRLVSTLNKLLYYNLGKGGEPTVRAELEAIRSYISLQEVRYNVCFEIHIEAEPHVLDLPIPRFILQPIVENALYHGLDGDGVIEVEIREVQGAEELLGIAVRDNGRGMDPETIRRLIEGHKEKEGKVGMGIGLQYVVRMLKSHYGGRAAFTIESTPGVSTTVMLTIPIQDKGDAAYDECADCG, encoded by the coding sequence ATGGAGAAATGGAATAGGTCTGTGCTTCGTCTGTTTAAGCTGCCTTATTCTCTGCGGAACCGCCTGCTGATCATTCTATCGCTGACTGCATTGCTTCCGCTTGCTATTCTTGGAAGCATTTCGTATTACTCCATGCTGTCCTTGCAGGAGAACAAAACGAAGGCAGGCGTGATCAATCATCTGCATGAGGTAAGAATGTCGCTCGACAACACCTTTTCCCAAATGAATCACGTATCCCAGCAGCTCGCTTTTGAGGGCAAAGTGGGCCAGGATGTCGAGAAATATCTAAATGCAAAAGCCTACGGCAAAAAAGCGCTGCAGGATGAAATCGAAAGTGAAATTGGCGTCATTAGTTTTACGAATCCGAACCTAGGAATGATCTTCTACTTTTCGATAGAGACGAATGAACGGTACTTTGAGAATTATATGGCGGACCCGAAGTTCTCCTTGGACAAATTGCCGCTGCTGCTAAAGGCGAATCGGATATCTTATTACGGCCCCCATAAGTCATTTAATCCGCTTGACGGTCATCTGGTTTTCTCCGCAGTCCGCAAGGTGGATCTAAAAGAAAGAGACGATATCTATGTTTATATCGAGACGAACTATAAATGGGTGGAGGCATTGATCCAGAACCAGGAGGGAACTGAAGGTTATGAGCATTTAATTGTGGATGCGGAAGGACGTATTGCCTTCAGTGAGGTGCAAAACGATTTCCCGGAGGGAACCCGGTTTGCTGATGTTGGGGAGAACAAAAGCCTGGTCAAAGGTTACTTTGCTTTCTCCGAACCGAGTAATCAAGGCTGGAAAGTTGTCACAGTGATTTCAAAGTCCTCCTATGAATATGAAGTGAATAAGTGGATCAGAAAATTTACGGGTACGGTTATTGTAGCTTTGTTCATTAGCTTTGTGTTTGCGCTGTTGATTTGGCGCATGTTTTACAATCCACTGCGGGGGCTGATCCGGGAGATACGGGACGTGAAAAATCATAAGCTGACGAACCGTCCGCGCCGTCCGAGCAATTTGGAATTTGACATGATTCACGGACAGTTTGATCATATGCGTACCCGGATTACCTGTTTAATTGAAGATATTGAGAAGAGTGAACGAGAAAAATCAGAGCTTGAGCTGGAAAAGCTGATGAATCAGATCAACCCGCATTTTATTCACAACACGCTGGATACGATTCGTTGGATGGCAAGAGGCGAAGGACAGACGCAAATCGACAGGTTGGTATCCACACTCAATAAGCTGCTTTATTACAATCTTGGCAAAGGTGGCGAACCGACGGTGCGGGCGGAGCTGGAGGCCATCCGAAGCTATATTTCCCTGCAGGAAGTAAGGTATAACGTTTGTTTTGAAATTCACATTGAAGCCGAACCCCATGTGCTTGATTTGCCTATTCCACGTTTTATTTTACAGCCGATTGTAGAAAATGCTCTTTACCATGGCCTCGATGGAGATGGCGTTATCGAAGTGGAGATTCGTGAGGTGCAAGGCGCAGAGGAACTGCTGGGAATTGCCGTCCGTGATAACGGAAGAGGCATGGATCCGGAAACGATCCGGCGCTTGATAGAGGGTCACAAAGAAAAGGAAGGCAAAGTAGGAATGGGCATCGGACTGCAATATGTGGTGCGTATGCTGAAAAGCCATTATGGCGGCAGAGCCGCCTTCACCATTGAAAGTACCCCGGGGGTTTCCACTACAGTTATGTTGACCATACCCATTCAGGATAAAGGAGATGCTGCATATGACGAGTGTGCTGATTGTGGATGA
- a CDS encoding carbohydrate ABC transporter permease: MVRSQTASAKIWYAALIFVMLFIALSSIAPIIHTVAVSFSNKAYAAAGSVMFWPKGFNLFAYKQIMADSKFSHSFMVSLERVLLGGAINFLMTTLMAYPLSRSSEQFTGRNAYMWFLVFTMLFSGGIIPLYILVKSLGLFDSIWALVLPSAVPIFNVILLMNFFRSIPKELNEAGSMDGAGPWYMLFQVYIPLSMPSIATVTLFSIVGHWNSFFDGMIFMRSVEHYPLQTYIQQLVVQMSISTMSSDPNKYELMRQLSNQTLNAAKIVVAVIPVLVVYPFLQKYFIQGILLGSVKE, translated from the coding sequence ATGGTACGCAGCCAAACGGCTTCAGCAAAAATATGGTATGCGGCATTAATCTTCGTGATGCTGTTCATTGCCTTGTCGTCTATCGCACCTATCATTCATACCGTAGCAGTTTCTTTCAGTAACAAGGCATACGCTGCCGCAGGCTCTGTCATGTTCTGGCCCAAAGGATTCAACCTCTTTGCCTATAAGCAGATCATGGCAGACTCCAAGTTTTCACATTCTTTTATGGTGTCCCTGGAAAGAGTGCTGCTGGGCGGAGCGATCAATTTTTTGATGACCACGCTTATGGCTTATCCGTTGTCCCGCAGCAGTGAGCAATTTACCGGCCGCAATGCTTACATGTGGTTTCTTGTTTTTACGATGCTGTTTAGCGGTGGAATTATCCCTCTCTATATTTTAGTGAAGAGCCTGGGATTATTTGATTCGATCTGGGCTCTGGTGCTGCCAAGTGCGGTTCCGATCTTTAATGTGATTTTGCTCATGAATTTCTTCCGCAGCATCCCGAAGGAGCTGAATGAGGCCGGCAGCATGGATGGAGCAGGACCCTGGTACATGTTATTCCAGGTGTATATCCCGCTGTCGATGCCTTCGATTGCCACGGTGACCTTGTTCAGCATCGTCGGACATTGGAACTCGTTTTTTGACGGTATGATTTTCATGAGAAGCGTGGAGCATTATCCGCTTCAGACATATATCCAGCAGCTTGTCGTGCAGATGAGTATCAGCACGATGAGTTCGGATCCGAACAAATATGAGTTGATGAGACAGCTGTCTAACCAGACACTGAATGCGGCGAAGATCGTCGTTGCCGTTATTCCTGTTCTGGTCGTGTATCCATTTTTGCAGAAATACTTTATACAGGGCATTTTACTCGGATCGGTAAAGGAATAG
- a CDS encoding sugar ABC transporter permease, translated as MLKPGKKRRKSFQGHYHLMLLPGVILLVIFSVIPMFGLLMAFQDYKISKGIFGSPWVGMENFTYFFELSDSKVIIYNTLFLAISKVIANLIVPLVFAVLLNEVRQRAFKRTVQTIVYLPHFLSWVILAGIFSDLLLTDGMVNRILGSFGVEPIQFMGDNRYFPYILIGSDVWKEFGFNTIIYLAALAGIDPSLYEAASIDGANWRKRTRLITLPLLRATIILLATLAIGNILNAGFDQIFNMYSPVVYESSDVIDTYVYRAGILDGQYGFATAIGLMKSVIAFILIILSYRLAYKYANYRIF; from the coding sequence ATGTTAAAGCCAGGAAAAAAGCGCCGGAAGTCGTTCCAAGGGCATTACCACTTGATGCTGCTGCCCGGCGTGATCCTGCTCGTCATCTTTTCCGTTATTCCGATGTTCGGTCTTCTAATGGCTTTTCAGGATTATAAAATCAGCAAGGGGATCTTCGGATCTCCTTGGGTCGGAATGGAGAATTTCACTTACTTCTTCGAGCTGAGCGACAGTAAAGTCATTATTTACAATACGTTGTTTCTCGCCATATCCAAAGTCATTGCCAACCTGATTGTCCCGCTGGTTTTTGCTGTTCTGCTCAACGAAGTCCGGCAGCGGGCGTTTAAACGGACCGTTCAGACGATCGTCTACCTGCCGCATTTTCTGTCCTGGGTGATTCTGGCGGGAATATTCTCAGATCTGCTCCTTACCGACGGGATGGTGAACCGGATCCTAGGTTCATTTGGCGTAGAACCGATTCAATTTATGGGGGATAACCGCTATTTCCCTTACATTCTGATTGGCAGCGACGTGTGGAAAGAGTTCGGATTTAACACGATCATTTATTTGGCCGCACTGGCCGGCATCGATCCCAGTCTCTATGAGGCAGCGTCCATCGATGGCGCCAATTGGAGGAAGAGAACCCGGCTCATTACGTTGCCCTTGCTCAGAGCCACGATTATTTTACTCGCGACACTGGCGATCGGAAATATTCTCAATGCCGGATTTGACCAGATTTTTAATATGTATTCGCCGGTGGTTTATGAATCTTCCGATGTGATCGATACCTATGTGTACCGGGCGGGAATTCTGGACGGTCAATATGGCTTTGCGACGGCCATCGGCCTCATGAAATCGGTGATCGCATTTATACTCATCATTCTTTCTTATAGGCTGGCGTACAAGTATGCGAATTATCGCATTTTCTAA